The following coding sequences are from one Deltaproteobacteria bacterium window:
- a CDS encoding plastocyanin/azurin family copper-binding protein, translating to MPNNTEHVDVNIKLFTFKPEVLEIPVGKTVVWTNGDAIEHSITQGTPDNPGPEFDSGFFTKGDTYSFTFTEVGEYDYFCKRHNSMRGRIKVTE from the coding sequence ATGCCAAATAATACAGAGCATGTTGACGTGAATATCAAGCTTTTCACGTTCAAACCGGAAGTTCTCGAGATTCCTGTAGGAAAAACGGTTGTCTGGACTAACGGGGACGCCATAGAGCACAGCATAACTCAAGGGACACCCGACAATCCCGGACCGGAGTTTGATTCAGGCTTCTTTACGAAAGGAGACACGTACTCATTTACATTTACCGAAGTCGGGGAATATGACTACTTTTGCAAACGCCATAACTCTATGCGCGGCAGGATAAAAGTTACAGAATGA